A window of Corallococcus macrosporus DSM 14697 contains these coding sequences:
- a CDS encoding flagellar biosynthesis protein FlhA → MPPLMKVLLKARSSSDVVLAVAMAAVLGALIIPLPAWLLDAGLAVNLAASVALLVAALRARDALKVTSFPTLLLFTTLFRLSLNVSSTRLALADGHAGDVIQAFGEFVVRGDYVVGAVVFAILTLVQLLVVTKGAERVAEVSARFTLDAMPGKQMSIDADLRAGAIDQTQARRRRRDLERESQMFGAMDGAMKFVKGDVIAGLVIVAVNLLGGTLIGVLQGGMPLGEAASTFALIAIGDGLVSQVPSLCIAVAAGLVVTRVASEKEEDSLGTEIGTQFFGEARTLWVVAGLCVALALMPGMPHLTFLLLAGGLGGLGQVLSRHAVTKVEEAGTAPVEGAAPGAAGAPPESASSPVGVAPLTLDLAPDLTVLAEAEGAAFVHKTLNGVRDELFFELGVRVPGLRVRTHAAYLSSGEYRVLVDEVPAGGGQVIPGALYALAPPDELAFLQVSAEAATEPASGKVISRIPESGRALLETAQVPLRRPGELLADHVRAILRGRAADLLGLQDVQGLLEGLEAQAPVLVKEALQKVPLPLLTDVLRKLLQEGVSIRDLRAILEALVSPTTEGDAVALAERCRQALRRYLSHKFAPTGPLYAYLVDPEVEEVLRGMGPRGLAPDPERVAEILEGVRQVATEGRAVLLTAPDVRRPLRRLCEGAFPDVAVLTYGELDGALQIRPIGRLSPVAVGR, encoded by the coding sequence GGTATTGCTGAAGGCCCGGAGCTCCTCGGACGTGGTGCTCGCGGTCGCCATGGCCGCCGTCCTGGGCGCGCTCATCATCCCCTTGCCCGCGTGGCTCCTGGACGCGGGGCTCGCCGTCAATCTGGCGGCGTCGGTGGCCCTGCTGGTGGCCGCGTTGCGTGCCCGGGACGCCTTGAAGGTGACGTCGTTCCCCACGCTGTTGCTGTTCACCACGCTGTTCCGGCTGTCGCTCAACGTGTCCTCCACGCGGCTGGCGCTCGCGGATGGCCACGCGGGGGACGTCATCCAGGCCTTCGGTGAGTTCGTCGTCCGGGGGGACTACGTGGTGGGCGCGGTGGTCTTCGCCATCCTCACCCTGGTGCAGTTGCTGGTCGTCACCAAGGGGGCGGAGCGCGTGGCGGAGGTGTCCGCGCGCTTCACCTTGGACGCGATGCCCGGCAAGCAGATGTCCATCGACGCGGACCTGCGCGCGGGTGCCATCGACCAGACCCAGGCCCGGCGCCGGCGGAGGGATTTGGAGCGCGAGTCGCAGATGTTCGGCGCCATGGACGGCGCGATGAAGTTCGTGAAGGGGGACGTGATTGCGGGCCTCGTCATCGTCGCGGTGAACCTGCTGGGAGGCACCCTCATCGGTGTGCTCCAGGGCGGCATGCCCCTGGGCGAGGCCGCGTCGACGTTCGCGCTCATCGCCATTGGTGATGGCCTGGTGTCCCAGGTGCCGTCGCTGTGCATCGCGGTGGCCGCGGGCCTCGTCGTCACCCGGGTCGCCTCGGAGAAGGAGGAGGACTCGCTGGGGACGGAGATTGGTACCCAGTTCTTCGGAGAGGCGCGGACGCTCTGGGTGGTGGCGGGCCTGTGCGTCGCGCTGGCCCTCATGCCGGGGATGCCGCACCTGACATTCCTGCTGCTGGCGGGAGGCCTGGGCGGGCTTGGCCAGGTGTTGAGCCGGCATGCCGTCACGAAGGTCGAGGAGGCGGGGACTGCGCCCGTGGAAGGCGCGGCGCCTGGCGCGGCTGGCGCCCCGCCGGAGAGCGCCTCGTCACCGGTGGGGGTCGCTCCGCTCACGCTGGACCTGGCGCCGGATTTGACGGTGCTGGCGGAAGCGGAGGGGGCTGCTTTCGTCCACAAGACGTTGAATGGCGTGCGGGACGAGTTGTTCTTCGAGTTGGGGGTGCGGGTGCCTGGCCTCCGGGTGCGCACGCACGCCGCCTACCTGTCCTCCGGCGAGTATCGCGTCCTGGTGGACGAGGTCCCCGCGGGGGGAGGGCAGGTGATTCCCGGCGCGCTCTATGCGCTGGCCCCCCCGGACGAACTCGCGTTCCTCCAGGTGAGCGCGGAGGCCGCGACGGAGCCCGCGAGCGGGAAGGTCATCAGCCGCATCCCCGAGTCCGGGCGGGCCTTGCTGGAGACGGCGCAGGTGCCGCTGCGGCGTCCGGGGGAGCTGCTCGCGGACCACGTGCGCGCCATCCTGCGGGGCCGAGCCGCGGATTTGCTGGGGCTGCAGGACGTCCAGGGGCTGCTGGAGGGGTTGGAGGCGCAGGCGCCGGTGCTGGTGAAGGAGGCGCTGCAGAAGGTGCCGCTGCCGCTGCTCACGGACGTGCTGCGCAAGCTGCTGCAGGAGGGCGTCAGCATCCGGGATTTGCGCGCCATCCTGGAGGCGCTGGTGTCGCCGACGACGGAGGGCGATGCCGTCGCGCTCGCGGAGCGCTGCCGGCAGGCGCTGCGCCGGTACCTCAGCCACAAGTTCGCCCCCACCGGGCCGCTGTACGCGTACCTCGTGGACCCGGAGGTGGAGGAGGTGCTGCGCGGCATGGGACCGCGGGGCTTGGCGCCCGACCCGGAGCGGGTGGCCGAAATCCTCGAAGGCGTGCGGCAGGTGGCCACCGAAGGACGGGCCGTGCTGCTGACGGCTCCAGACGTCCGGAGGCCCCTGCGCAGGCTGTGCGAGGGCGCGTTCCCGGACGTGGCGGTGCTCACCTATGGCGAGCTGGATGGGGCCCTGCAGATTCGCCCCATCGGCCGGCTGTCACCGGTGGCGGTGGGGCGCTGA
- a CDS encoding YhjD/YihY/BrkB family envelope integrity protein: protein MTLTPLPWLRRLHERLAAQAAGLWAPVQHTPVGQFATDTFLAAKTVAEGFRGENLRLRAAALTYVSMFSLVPLLTVALVLLTAFHQEEFKEKLRFVVSEVLNPGVRGKSSQFLDRFLNPTNTVAIGSVGFLAVLLSAGSLLRQLDGAVNELWGIRRQRPWRIRLLIYSGLLLVGPFFLAVSFSGTGKVRVFLQSHAPYATAFILLGTTLITVASLTLLYYWTPYAHVRVRSALAGGLVAGLGWTIAKQAYASFAERSFQYNPIYGSLGALPLFLAWVYVSWLLVLFGARLSYAVEHAAFRHSLFAFGSHPRAHELSAARVAQETTLAWVDGLQAPTPRELATRLRVPESLVHEVVDRMVAAELLERLRKGGLRPAKDPATLTLADTTLAVHGVMITGGAESWNGPRAPGFEQLEPLFQAADRAGVDLLRRTRWLDLVVPLRPGLAEPAPAPPPKVAMGGNP, encoded by the coding sequence GTGACGCTGACGCCCCTCCCGTGGCTCCGGAGACTCCACGAGCGGCTGGCCGCCCAGGCCGCCGGGCTCTGGGCCCCCGTGCAGCACACGCCCGTGGGACAGTTCGCGACGGACACCTTCCTGGCCGCGAAGACAGTGGCCGAGGGCTTCCGGGGCGAGAATCTCCGGCTGCGGGCCGCGGCACTGACGTACGTCAGCATGTTCTCCCTGGTGCCCCTGCTGACGGTGGCCCTGGTGCTGCTGACCGCGTTCCACCAGGAGGAGTTCAAGGAGAAGCTGCGCTTCGTCGTCAGCGAGGTGCTCAACCCGGGCGTGCGCGGGAAGTCCTCCCAGTTCCTCGACCGGTTCCTGAACCCCACCAACACCGTCGCCATCGGCAGCGTGGGCTTCCTGGCGGTGCTGCTGTCCGCGGGCTCGTTGCTGCGACAGTTGGATGGCGCGGTCAACGAACTGTGGGGCATCCGGCGTCAGCGCCCCTGGCGCATCCGCCTCCTCATCTATTCGGGCCTCCTGCTGGTGGGCCCCTTCTTCCTCGCGGTGTCGTTCTCCGGCACGGGCAAGGTCCGCGTCTTCCTGCAGAGCCACGCCCCGTACGCCACCGCGTTCATCCTGCTGGGCACCACGCTCATCACCGTGGCGAGCCTCACGCTGCTCTACTACTGGACCCCCTACGCCCATGTCCGCGTCCGCTCCGCGCTCGCCGGAGGGCTGGTGGCCGGCCTGGGCTGGACCATTGCCAAGCAGGCGTACGCCTCCTTCGCGGAGCGGAGCTTCCAGTACAACCCCATCTACGGCTCGCTCGGCGCCCTGCCCTTGTTCCTGGCCTGGGTGTACGTGAGCTGGCTGCTGGTGCTCTTTGGCGCGCGGCTCTCCTATGCCGTGGAGCACGCCGCCTTCCGGCATTCCCTCTTCGCCTTTGGGAGCCACCCGCGAGCGCACGAGCTGTCCGCGGCCCGCGTCGCCCAGGAGACGACGTTGGCCTGGGTGGATGGTCTCCAGGCCCCCACGCCCCGCGAGCTGGCGACCCGACTGCGCGTCCCCGAGTCGCTCGTCCACGAAGTCGTGGACCGCATGGTGGCCGCCGAGTTGCTGGAGCGCCTGCGCAAGGGGGGCCTGCGCCCCGCGAAGGACCCGGCGACCCTCACGCTGGCGGACACCACCCTCGCTGTACACGGGGTGATGATCACCGGCGGCGCGGAGAGCTGGAACGGCCCCCGAGCGCCCGGCTTCGAACAGTTGGAGCCGCTCTTCCAGGCCGCTGACCGCGCCGGGGTCGACCTGCTACGTCGCACCCGATGGCTGGACCTGGTGGTGCCGCTCCGCCCGGGACTGGCCGAGCCCGCTCCCGCGCCCCCTCCCAAGGTGGCCATGGGGGGAAATCCGTAG
- a CDS encoding HU family DNA-binding protein — protein sequence MLKSDLINILVAKRGVTQKQAEATIETIFESMKDALCRGENIEIRGLGAFHVKNYQGYQGRNPKTGQVIPVKPKRGLLFRTGKELRDRVNRPAPQQAQTDLPSLPESKGPGNTGTGL from the coding sequence ATGCTCAAGTCCGATCTGATCAACATCCTCGTCGCCAAGAGGGGCGTGACGCAGAAGCAGGCTGAGGCCACCATCGAGACGATTTTCGAGTCGATGAAGGATGCCCTCTGCCGCGGGGAGAACATCGAGATCCGCGGGCTCGGTGCCTTTCACGTGAAGAACTACCAGGGCTACCAGGGCCGCAACCCGAAGACGGGCCAGGTCATCCCGGTGAAGCCCAAGCGCGGCCTGCTCTTCCGCACGGGCAAGGAGCTGAGGGACCGGGTCAACCGTCCGGCGCCCCAGCAGGCCCAGACGGACCTGCCCTCGCTTCCCGAAAGCAAGGGGCCAGGCAACACGGGCACCGGGCTCTGA